One window from the genome of Actinomycetota bacterium encodes:
- a CDS encoding Rv2578c family radical SAM protein yields MAPEKLFELRRRTFDTPHFRGIEFIEVEAKSIINRVPGNSVPFDFTINPYRGCSHACVYCFARSTHTFMDMDAGRDFESKIVVKVNAPDLLRRELARRSWKGGHIAMGTATDPYQRAEGRYRLMPRIIQALLDYRNPFSILTKGTLILRDLPLLKEAAEVVDLSTALSVPTLDAEVWRRSEPGTPHPRKRLDAVARLNEAGIPCGVMIAPVLPGISDDPRMLMEVVKAAVDAGATHITPILLHLRPIVREEYMAWLQDAYPHLVGTYEEMYRRGAYAPSEARKALAENITTLKQAAGGLKPRSDAYWRMVERKRKQAELEKAPAKVEQQTLL; encoded by the coding sequence ATGGCTCCCGAGAAGCTGTTCGAGCTACGAAGGCGCACCTTCGACACCCCCCACTTCCGCGGGATCGAGTTCATCGAGGTGGAGGCCAAGTCGATCATCAACCGCGTGCCGGGCAACTCGGTGCCCTTCGACTTCACGATCAATCCTTACAGGGGCTGCTCACATGCCTGCGTTTACTGCTTCGCTCGCTCGACGCACACGTTCATGGACATGGACGCCGGCCGCGACTTCGAGTCCAAGATCGTCGTGAAGGTCAACGCTCCCGACCTGCTGCGCCGGGAGCTCGCGAGACGGTCCTGGAAGGGCGGGCATATCGCGATGGGTACGGCGACCGATCCCTACCAGCGGGCCGAGGGCCGGTACAGGCTGATGCCCCGGATCATCCAGGCCCTCCTCGACTACCGCAACCCGTTCTCGATCCTCACGAAAGGGACGTTGATCCTGCGCGACCTGCCCCTGCTGAAGGAAGCCGCCGAGGTGGTGGATCTGTCGACTGCCCTGTCGGTCCCGACCCTGGACGCCGAGGTGTGGAGACGCTCTGAGCCGGGCACGCCGCACCCGCGCAAGCGCCTGGACGCCGTGGCCCGGCTCAACGAGGCGGGGATCCCGTGCGGGGTGATGATCGCCCCCGTCCTGCCCGGCATAAGCGACGACCCTCGGATGCTGATGGAGGTGGTCAAGGCGGCCGTCGATGCGGGCGCGACCCACATAACGCCGATCCTGCTCCACCTGCGGCCGATCGTCCGTGAGGAGTACATGGCGTGGCTGCAGGACGCCTATCCCCACCTGGTCGGGACCTACGAGGAGATGTACCGCAGGGGCGCGTACGCGCCCAGCGAGGCCCGCAAGGCCCTGGCCGAGAACATCACGACGTTGAAACAGGCCGCCGGCGGGCTGAAGCCCCGGTCGGACGCCTACTGGCGGATGGTCGAGCGCAAACGGAAGCAGGCGGAGCTCGAGAAGGCTCCCGCGAAGGTGGAGCAGCAGACCCTGCTCTAG